The genomic DNA NNNNNNNNNNNNNNNNNNNNNNNNNNNNNNNNNNNNNNNNNNNNNNNNNNNNNNNNNNNNNNNNNNNNNNNNNNNNNNNNNNNNNNNNNNNNNNNNNNNNNNNNNNNNNNNNNNNNNNNNNNNNNNNNNNNNNNNNNNNNNNNNNNNNNNNNNNNNNNNNNNNNNNNNNNNNNNNNNNNNNNNNNNNNNNNNNNNNNNNNNNNNNNNNNNNNNNNNNNNNNNNNNNNNNNNNNNNNNNNNNNNNNNNNNNNNNNNNNNNNNNNNNNNNNNNNNNNNNNNNNNNNNNNNNNNNNNNNNNNNNNNNNNNNNNNNNNNNNNNNNNNNNNNNNNNNNNNNNNNNNNNNNNNNNNNNNNNNNNNNNNNNNNNNNNNNNNNNNNNNNNNNNNNNNNNNNNNNNNNNNNNNNNNNNNNNNNNNNNNNNNNNNNNNNNNNNNNNNNNNNNNNNNNNNNNNNNNNNNNNNNNNNNNNNNNNNNNNNNNNNNNNNNNNNNNNNNNNNNNNNNNNNNNNNNNNNNNNNNNNNNNNNNNNNNNNNNNNNNNNNNNNNNNNNNNNNNNNNNNNNNNNNNNNNNNNNNNNNNNNNNNNNNNNNNNNNNNNNNNNNNNNNNNNNNNNNNNNNNNNNNNNNNNNNNNNNNNNNNNNNNNNNNNNNNNNNNNNNNNNNNNNNNNNNNNNNNNNNNNNNNNNNNNNNNNNNNNNNNNNNNNNNNNNNNNNNNNNNNNNNNNNNNNNNNNNNNNNNNNNNNNNNNNNNNNNNNNNNNNNNNNNNNNNNNNNNNNNNNNNNNNNNNNNNNNNNNNNNNNNNNNNNNNNNNNNNNNNNNNNNNNNNNNNNNNNNNNNNNNNNNNNNNNNNNNNNNNNNNNNNNNNNNNNNNNNNNNNNNNNNNNNNNNNNNNNNNNNNNNNNNNNNNNNNNNNNNNNNNNNNNNNNNNNNNNNNNNNNNNNNNNNNNNNNNNNNNNNNNNNNNNNNNNNNNNNNNNNNNNNNNNNNNNNNNNNNNNNNNNNNNNNNNNNNNNNNNNNNNNNNNNNNNNNNNNNNNNNNNNNNNNNNNNNNNNNNNNNNNNNNNNNNNNNNNNNNNNNNNNNNNNNNNNNNNNNNNNNNNNNNNNNNNNNNNNNNNNNNNNNNNNNNNNNNNNNNNNNNNNNNNNNNNNNNNNNNNNNNNNNNNNNNNNNNNNNNNNNNNNNNNNNNNNNNNNNNNNNNNNNNNNNNNNNNNNNNNNNNNNNNNNNNNNNNNNNNNNNNNNNNNNNNNNNNNNNNNNNNNNNNNNNNNNNNNNNNNNNNNNNNNNNNNNNNNNNNNNNNNNNNNNNNNNNNNNNNNNNNNNNNNNNNNNNNNNNNNNNNNNNNNNNNNNNNNNNNNNtccagcacaaggtcctaatgcggccagggtgatgaccggtgggggattcatccatctactagtagaaaaggttacttattggtatctttgcctgatcagcaagatatcagatttatgccaaggttttctcctttccaaattcattggatattgcaactctgtttataattttcataacagaggttttcaaggagtgtatgaaatgtataaatatataggtgtatatatatatcgggacttaatgaagtatctcgtaacttcatttctttcaaatgatatttcaaagattgaatatattcaagtcttatcttgtagtctcatcggtgtgatgaacttttgaaactgattataacttgaacggtggtagttcaaatagtatttggaaaagatataagtacattggagtatcttgtaacttcatcattttcaacttatatctagttaatgattatcttatgcatgacaaagattttcagaaaaatgttgagacaaggttagatatatgagatcaccttgcaacgatatttttatacagttataaactggaactctatgtatattatgcatggaagaggattctaagattttgaaaagtatatatacctatatactgaatattttgcgacttggtcgcgttaagatatcaaacttggttcatttcttcttgaccaagactttcatgagtactatgagaatgctcatatattgttaattattatacatattatttcggtgggcttgttgcgcacccttgctttcttctttcatcacacaacaacagatagacaagatgaacaggatcaagctcccaattcgtgagcggttaggaaacgttctgcagtttcctgtaggcttTGATgtcattgtagctgaggtaggaactaccaataggctaggctttcaacttttgttgtgccggacttatgtatacttatgaattgtaataatggcaaagaaatgtaaatctattcagaaacccttttgaggtgtaatggcttataattgtggaataaaacaacttgtgttatttttggtattcatctctgagactataacttgtggtgtgtgtgtgtatattgtggggtcacagtacgcagtagttggttaaTGTTATTAACAATGAAAAATCATCATagtgtttattaagattaagtgttattaaaggaaatggaactcgtgacaacccggatccccgaccccggatttgggggtgttacagaaatcaAGTAATCATATTCATTCTTACTttagtgaatatcagactttactcttcattctgaactctaacacggtccagaaaatcttcaagaaacttcctcgGCAGATTCTATTCCATTACATCAAAATACCATTGTATCCTCTGTTTATGTCCCCTCagttcatctgttgattcatcattctgatagatagCAGCCCTAAGAttatgtaactttgaatttccaagagatagatcatccaactccagaaatccaattttctttccatcaggattaaaggtTAAAAATTTACTCCCTAGACTCATTTAtatcttggctcctccaataggcatatcaaaaGCATATTCAgattgatcaatgtactttggaatgtagtttgaTTTATAAGGCATTCATCTCTGCTTTAACTGTATCAAGTTCTTTATGAATGCAGACCATCTGGCAGTTATAGaattagttaccttgagaattgtagcaaTAAGTTCCAATTCCTGCCATGATTTGTCTCTTAACTATTCTTGATTCAACCTTCAGcttctcccagactccagaaaatagattattttctcttcagcatgatcaataacaatttgcactgatatgatcttctgtgagtcttcaagcattacattgtctccaatttctgtcaaATAAGAATGTTTTCTCAGAGTCAAAGCATCTCCTACAAATGGATCATCAACATTTAATCTTccaagaccacttgtgattccaggttgTCTAGATCGAGAACTTCCACTATAAATCTTCTTTAACatttcagaagaatctcttctaggtgctggtttcttgcttccccatagtagcttcttcttttcttcaaaataaagttctggcttatcagagactatatcttcagaatcaggatttgataattctgcttgaattgggtttaagaaatcaacaacatgagtagaatcagaggttgtgattggttgaataatagtttcttctttaacttgagcaatgtcagaggttaatttcagtttatcagcccagtcagctccataaatcttccttctttggtgagcttggctgatttcttcttcttcaaatctttcttcagtatcataagcttgaactactgtatagattggatctatcagtatttgagatttagttgtttTAGATATTGATTTTTTCTTTGCAACAGCTCTGGCTTCAGGCTTTGAAATCCTTGCCTTCTCTCTTCTCGTCTCTTTTCCTTTGAACTTCTTGTCAGCAGTTAAGATAGCTTGAAATAtgagagatctttcatcttctTTCTGACTCACTTCCATTATAATtacacctctggttggtctgttagaaggatcatcttcataaagtacttgagagataacaacaatatcaacatttgctttcttcatggaattcttgaagtcttcctccgTTTGCCTTggttgttcaagatcaactccacgattttctctttcaaagattctttaactgtgacggcctcaaccccggggtcaggggctgacgtcaccaaaaatataataaattataacaaaaactactaaatatactttattataatacacgaccccaaccaggagccgagacatgttcaagtattatttaggttacaacacacacacactaacttattcaaaaccagacaccctcacttattacagcaactcatcagacctcagggcctgatacaaactacctcaaaggagccgggaccggaggctgacactctacgctgacctggtcttctagacatctgcaacaaataaatacaaaacaagctgcaaggatgagcaatccattgctcaacagtacctctatatgaatagCCAGTAACATGATGTATAAAACAATATAGGAACATATATTAAACTGATATACGAAAAAtctgtaaaacaggtataaactggatatcaaaactagcatgctttgcaaaataacatcatctgtagtgtgctgtgtaaaaataccagagttcaattttagcatgctatttcctttttaaaaccactgtccattgctggacccataaattacatgtcccgttacggggactataACCCATTTGTTCCGTTTcgggaaccattaaacctttatcagatatataaaagaggatgaattctagggacagctgatcagtctatcccaccacaaatttcgttccggaactcagagactagctaggtctctgtcatggtggactaagcggcctaccagtgcgcgcatccgacttagcctcttacgcaaccatgctgggccgttacctaataacggacctcttacgccacTAACCATgcaatatctgattcatttttatccaattttcaaaatcatttacacctatctctgTTTAAATGATTACatcacacattctaaaaatccctttttaattttaatcacaatctagagataggcattttcagaagttactttttccccaaaacctcattcagtaaaacatatttaaatacggggaatacgtaacttaaaacgttctgttccagtacataatttaaatcaacaactattcatatatatatactgaattgtaaaagattagttcaggggtacttgccttgtgaagctttgcactaactctggcttaactctaattgacttcCACTACTGGGTCctttgactcgaacctacgaaatcgaaacaacctaggttaaacaaccgattatgcttgacttttcctcactaatTAATTACCCAACGACATAATTCCCGACTCGCATGCATATTAATAACAATAACATATACACAATAATAGTGCACATAACAATCAGGGGTTAATTTATATTAAACGAGATATATATACTCGATTTATAATTTAatgtaatttttagaaaaaattggacagcgactcctctgtttataggtctacccgtcgaaacatcaatcgacgccAAATCCCAACAAAATCAATTCGAATCGCCTCATAACTAAATTTTTAGTCCCGAAAacaatttatacaaattttatttattaaaatatttaggactcagaacagggtcatcaccgtccaccgcgcgctcgtaaaaattcatcgcgcACGGCAACAAAATTATTGGTGTCCGAAAATAtacgggtttccaaataatttCACCGATTCTTCGAAAATAATTTACGCAAGAATTATTAGTAATATCATGAATATTAGTCAAAATTCCTGCACAAAacaagaaaataattaaatcccAGACTACACAACACGCGCGCCAATACGCGCCACAACCACAAACTGCAACAATCAACCGGAAAACTAAAAGAACAGCGGCCAGAATCAGGGAAAACAGGGACACATCCGAACCCAATACACACACACATGCAAACTGAATACACACACAGAACATACATATATATACGAACATACGAGTATATATATAAATCGGAGAGACAAGGACTGAGCAGCCGGAAACACACCGGAAAACAACGACGGAACAACAGGGTAAGAGACGAACAAAGAGGGGAGGAAGAAGACggagaagaggaagaagaaagagagagaaTCGGAGAAATAAAGAGAGTTCGACAGAGATAAGAGAGATGGTGAGGAACCGGCGAAGAACAGGGGGGAAGGGGggtgttattatatatatatatatattttttcttttctccTCCTCTAGCCACGTATCAGGACAATTGCCAACTGCTAAAACGTGTCATGCCCCTGCTTCTAGGCCCGGtttgtagtcacagtcaattctttactcttctttcatttctctttctcttactctctccaccttgtctagattgtGATTCCTTTTaatgaaccactaactccaactagctcttcacctcttctccatTCACTATCCTTCTgccccccttattacctccatcaggatttttatcatcagtatttgtcaatgttagttgtttgcatttagatttaataattttcttccccttttggcatcatcaccaagtagtagagaaagaatcagctccattgaattccgtacttctgtaagttgatcagacatctgaacttgtttagcttccaatctagcttgactggcttcaattgcaTTCTGTCTAACAACTATTGGTGCAAtgtgtttctgaatttcctgatgagtagtcagtcTTGAAGCAATTAATGATTCTTTGATTTGAGAAGTGgttgcttcttgagctgtatgtaaggatctgataactaaagttgatgctttcagatgattcagcacactacaccatagattgcTTATAGCAACGCCGagaaaatattttattaagtACTATTTATGTTTCAATAGAGTCTATGGCAACAAATATGCAAAAATTGGGCGTTGCATCCGAATGCATTGCAATTGGTCGATTTAGCAACAAATATAGCACCTTATTGTAACAAAATTAATTCATTGGAATAGACCGATATATCAACAAATTGTTGTCTATAGCAACACATAAATAGCATTGCATTAGCTTAAATTCGTATCTTTTAAATGAATTTAAGGCAACAATATTAGACCAATAGAAATAATTTTAAGCAAGATATTGCAATGATTTTGACCCCATTTTAATGATTTTGAAACTTTTTAGCAACATAATTCAAAAAAATAGCAacaaattttctaaaaaaaattaaaagataaTTGCTGTAAATTCAACAAACCGGGCATATAAGCCACAAATTCAATTAACAATTCCCAAATCGAAACATCAAATATTCAAAAGCGGTACCATGACCGCTATCGTCATATGGACCATTCTGatctaaattaaaataaaatgacAAAGTCGCATACACAAATTAGCTACAAAAAAGTTACAAATTTACAAGTGAAGTTGAAGATAAGTACTTTAGCTACGTATTAATTATATCCATAACTCTTGGTGGTCTCCATAAACTCTTTATCTCTTCATTCCATTTTCTGTTCAGGAGCAATCATTTTCTTCAGTTCAGCCCTAAGTTTGGAAGCACCTTTGAGGCCTCCTGATAATTGACCTTAAGAAAACAGGAAACAAATATTTCAAATAGTCCATCGATAGTGATGCAAGGCATCCAATTCTACCTATAATCAGGCCCCCAATGATTTCTGAGAACATCAACCATCATTGTTTACATAGAATGAGTGCTGAAAACCCATTAATTGACCTAGCCAGGTAGAATGTTACTGGTGAATGGCCTGGTAATCCAACAAAAAAAACAATTCAACTTAgtttaaagtcacatcaattgTCAAGAGAATAACTACAACAAACAAAGTTTTGAAGGGGAAACAAACAATTTAGTTTGATGATTCTTTTACTAGAATTGTTAGGGATATAGCATCCTTCAACACAACTTTCAGTTATTAACTAAAAGTTGGGAATTTCTTTTCCTGGGAAAATATTAACTCTCGAAGCAACTACAACATCAGCCTCCTTTAAACCGGTTAGACATGAGCTCAAAAAGGTGAGCCGGGCCTTGCAAAAGAGGCCTACTAAGATTCTTGGTATGTGCCAAGCTAATTAATATTTCCAAGTTAACTAATATTGTCCGTAGGCTACTCTGTAGAAGTTACTTGGGCATCCTTTGCTGCAAAATAACCTAGATGATCCATTCTACCATAAGAAAAATCATGAATGCGTTCTGAACATAGAACTAGAAAGCATGCAATATTAACTAAGAAAACAAGTCCTTATTACAAGAGATCCTGCCTAGTATATTTAGTATAattagttttataaaattatactgAGGATTTAACCTGATTTCATTAAACCTACTTGTTTGATAAACTTTTTCGAAGAAGATAGATAGATGAATGAAAAACAGATTAAGGGCATTTAGGACGGCCTTCTTGAGTCTTCCAGCGATTGTAGCAAGGGCATGTTTGTTTGTTGCCATAAGTGCCTGGAGGAACACAGACACTTAGCACAACACTTCTGGCAGAAAAACATGCAGGGCTTCCTGTGCGAAGTCACTGAGCATCTATACGTGCATCTCGGTTTGCATTTTCTTGGCCGCAACCTGTTGTATCCCTGTATTCAAACCAAATCAAATTCCATTAGTACAATCACATCAAAACAATAAAAAACAAGTGATGTTGTTATCCTTTTTATGTACCTCAACAACGTTGAATGCGGCAAGCAAGAACAGCAACGAGAGAATCAACAATGCTCGTCCCTTCGACATCTCTAAGTAGCGCAAAGTAGCTGCTGAAGTTACCAAGGAGTAATGGAGCTGGACAATATGAATGTGAATAAAGTTGAGAGTGTTTTAATTTATAGGGAAGATTTGTAGAAGAATGCGTTATGTACCACGTAAATATGCGTTATACCTCATCAAACTAACATATACATTCCAACTGGAATTAACACGCACATATAGAAAACTTTCGGTGAAGCATAAATTATTTCCAGATAACAAGAAATAAATATATATGAACAGACCTGTCTTAGGCCTTCGTTAGCAACAGCTAGAGTTTCTGGTGTCCTGTTGGTCAAAGACTTGAAATATGCCCAAACCATAGCAGTACATAACAACTCAACAATCACATCTTGTGCATTATGGAGAGTTGAAAACATCTTATACCTTAGAAGTAACAGGACTCATGTTGTAAGTGTTTATCACAGCATAAACATGTTCTCACTCTTCTAGGACGGGTCTAATTTGATATGTCAAATCTTAATACACAAACTATAGTAAAATCAGTCAAGAATCTAATAAAATACAATGAATATACCAAAAAAAAGAAGTCACAACATCATATCATTTAGCTTTTATTGGAACAAGGAGGGACATTAACTATTACTATCTATCTCAAGTATAGTTCTCGAGCAAGCCAGAACGGTACCTCTACCTTTGTGGAATTCCACAATCAAATATCAATGATACAACCTATTTTAACTAAAACAACCACAAAAGGTATTACCTAATTCGTGTCATTAGTAGAATCAAAAAGGCCAACTTCATACGTAGACTCTCAGAAAATAGCCGGTACAAGCTGCATTAACTACATAAacttaataaaaatcaattcCACAAATTCTAAAAAAAATCGACAATTGCGAGAATAACCAGAATTGTCTAACCTCATCTTCTgttaaaatatcatcaatatcAAAATAATTAGTCATCCCTAAAATATCCATGTTGTACAAATAGCTAAattaattatgaaaatttataaaTGTGTTCAAAATTTGAACTTATATTTCACATTAATAATATCCAACATCAAAATCTTAGAGGCGAAAACAGTATATAAAAGCTGCAATTTTAAGTAATATACAGTTTTAAACACTACGAAGATTATAATTAAAAAATGAAAAGTTCAAAGTAGCAAGAGAATGAGAAGCAAAGAATATATAAGAAATAAATTTGGGGAAAATACCAAAAGTAATTGAGAAAAATGTGAGAAAATAAGCCCTGATTGTGTAAATCGTACAAGCCCTAAAGGAGATAGATCGCTAGAAAGGTGGACTTTATACATCTAAATATTTCACAATCAGTTGTTAATAATCTGCTAATTGAAGCACAATTTAAAACTAATTTGGGAAGAAAATACCTTATTTCGAGTTTGAGAGTTCAAGCCTTCCTCTCGATTGAAAGCTTTTGAATCTCCCCCATATCTCTGAGTCGCCTCGATCTGTTAGTGTAGGTTTGAGCGGAGATGTCAGCGTGTATACTTGGAAAAatatttgtaattatattattTCTGTATTAATGTGTAATAGGAGTATAAGATTGAGGCGCCTATTTTGGAAGCCCGGGACTGgaaaaaaagaaaggaaaagCCTGCTTCTTTTTCTGGCCCGGCAAATTTTGAGCccaaaattttaaatttcattaCAACGATTTTACAAATTCGTTACAAATTgttaaatttttttatcataaaTATACTCTTTTGtaacatattttaaaaatattacagTAGATATACATTTATCAAAACTACTTAACAAATAGCAACGATTTACAGAGAAAATTTAAAGTGAGCGTTTTTATAGCCAATTTATGGTGTAGCGGCATATCAAGATTCTTAATCTCCTATTCTGTTATTTCCAGATGTGCAACAACTTTtattctggaaataggatatgtatcatctttccaatgagcattccatagattatCAAAAGAATCATGTtccttcttagcatctaactctttcattttcgGTTGCCTCACATGTATAGGCATATTTtaagggaagaaaagatcatcatctggatctataatagcattagaaatattagcttctttactatcattagattcttcaatagcaactggattttgcactaattgctgaacttcatcaccagcttcagcaagtaaaatagaattagaaattggtgcagtatgtgatccagcagcttcagaagcttccataccatcagcagttaactccacatcttcaagaattgtagataaatgaactggagcttcaaaatttacttccaggacctcagttcctgtagaatgctgtggtgaccctgaaatggatgaaactttatgaatggactgttgtgctacttcATCTTTAACAACAACAGGGATTTCTTCAGGTGATGGAATAGTAAAGTAAATGGACTGTTTTTTGACAAAAACTGGAAttgtctcatgtggtggaatagtagaatgtattgtatgcaagaaagtatcagtacttagattTGCATGGAGATTAACAACACCTAGTACATTAGAGTTTATTTGAGgttcaacagactgttgttcagcatCTGTTTCTTTAGTCCTCTGTgcaccttgtgaatctgaagtcaCAATTAAACTCACAGTCAACACTCTTGTTATGACACTTGTTGTTCACCAATAATGAGAatctccatttgaattggagaggatttgatcaggttactgtcatgtaccatgatctcaaaccttgttcttcttgcaaagaactaacacttgaatatGTTTAGTGAAAGCTctcacagagtcttcagtaaaaactgatgaaacctttATGTCTCTGTTAGTACATTAAtatctacctcagcaagtagtctctaaccaactaaatgttgtttctgagtggtgagcataattcaagaactatgtcacttgatttttgatAATATTTGAGAAATGAATTCAAGTGCTTCAGTtataagaagaaatttaagatataagatatatgaTTTTTTAGATTGAGTGTGAATAACTTTCTTGGTGagaaaaaagaaagtttcaaGAATCTAAATCGAACATAAAACGCAAAGATTATAATTCTCATTGGTTAAGAATTGAGCCTTTCAAAAATTTCTTCCTTAACAGCAGTTACTTTgtgtgctcaatctgtactgtaGTGAACATATGAACTTAAATGGAGATTAGTTTATCACATGCACTATGAAAAATATATGAAATTAAGCTTGCAGTACTGATTTGAATAATTAAGCTTAAGTACACACAAGACAAGTAGCAACTAACCAAATAAGAGAGCAAACGAAGATTAAAGATTTTCATTAATTAGGAAGAAGATGAATACAAAGCATAATCATAAAATAGTCTTAACACAAGCTAGAAAATATTCCTCGAAACTATCCCATCTTCAATTCTTCAATGCTTCTTGCTTCTTCATGGCTCGACGGTGATAAATTTCCGAGATAGTCTTTGCAAGAGAGATAATGTTCTCTTGCAGCTCGAGAGTCTCAAGCCTATGTCTCTCAGCCTCTTTGGCTAGGTGCTCTTCCTCCAGAGTGGTTTCTACTTGAAAGAACTGGAGATCCATTTGTTGTTCAAAGGACAGCTCCTCATACACTGACGATGGAACATCATGAAGACTAAAAatttgattgttaatcttgactCTACGTCCCCAAGGGTCATAATAGACACGACCCTTATCAAGCTTTAAAGCAAGATAATAAACTCCATCATGAGTACGAGTGCAAAACTGATTTTGAGCCATTGTGATGATATGAGGAGATGAGAAGTAATGTATGAAAAGGCAGTGAGAAGTTTTGAAAGTGGAAGGTGTGAATTTATAGCATAGGAGATAGAAACTGAAAAGACtctttaattaaccatgtaataattaatcATAATACGTATACATGATTACGCatatctaggtaaacaaaaagtaatctctctcttcaaattcctattcccaatgtaagtACTCAAGTGTTATTAGATACTTACATaagtagctaacccatttaagcaattaaaaaatattccactaactcactgtttaattaaaaatactgtgtaaccatttatttcgaataaattcaaaataatcaatgaaatataacagtcaatcatggtttgaccattatcagtattttaattacgactatcatgatttatcagtcaacactagtttgaccaatatcagaatttatcaactactgacatgatctattagtcaaagcaagtttaactatTAATAGAGCATGtacgcataatcagtagttcaacatgcagttGTCAGATAGGATTCATAGAAAAtaattgcatgttatcatggcatcaatatttagcacaataatcagtatctaacaagaactgacacataataagataccatgcttcaaaatatcagcagtcttaattatcagagtttgggAATTATCCtaatatcattcccaattcattcaccaatcttgtgaaagtagcttcacagagaggttTGGTGAATATATCTACTACTTGctaatctgttggaacaaagaccaattccactgtacctgcttccacatgttcccttatgaaatggtacctgatgctgatatgtttagtcattgaatgttgcactggatttcctgtcattgtaatagcactttgattatcataatatatatgAATAGCAAAATAATCTAACCCATActccagtaactgattcttcatctatagaatctgagcacaacagcttcctgcagcaatatattctgcttctgcagttgatatggaattgacttttgtttcttgctataccaagaaaccaatctgccatcaagaaattggcagcttccagaagtgcttttctgtctattttgcatcctacaaaatcagTATCTGAATATctaattagcttaaagtctgaaacactaggataccataatctcagattcatggtgcctttgagatacttaaaaattcttttcacagctaatagatgtggttctctaggatcagcttggaaccttgcacagagacatgtagcatacatgacaTCAGGtctactgtaataaccccaatttttgagaaattttgaaacccttatgaatagtgtttttgctgaacgagaaaacttttcatgccacactatgtaggggttctgatatggatattctgagattttattagtactttatatgggatataagtgtat from Apium graveolens cultivar Ventura chromosome 5, ASM990537v1, whole genome shotgun sequence includes the following:
- the LOC141724212 gene encoding uncharacterized protein LOC141724212 isoform X2, whose product is MFSTLHNAQDVIVELLCTAMVWAYFKSLTNRTPETLAVANEGLRQLHYSLVTSAATLRYLEMSKGRALLILSLLFLLAAFNVVEGYNRLRPRKCKPRCTYRCSVTSHRKPCMFFCQKCCAKCLCSSRHLWQQTNMPLLQSLEDSRRPS
- the LOC141724212 gene encoding uncharacterized protein LOC141724212 isoform X1, whose translation is MKLAFLILLMTRIRYKMFSTLHNAQDVIVELLCTAMVWAYFKSLTNRTPETLAVANEGLRQLHYSLVTSAATLRYLEMSKGRALLILSLLFLLAAFNVVEGYNRLRPRKCKPRCTYRCSVTSHRKPCMFFCQKCCAKCLCSSRHLWQQTNMPLLQSLEDSRRPS
- the LOC141724212 gene encoding uncharacterized protein LOC141724212 isoform X3, whose translation is MKLAFLILLMTRIRTPETLAVANEGLRQLHYSLVTSAATLRYLEMSKGRALLILSLLFLLAAFNVVEGYNRLRPRKCKPRCTYRCSVTSHRKPCMFFCQKCCAKCLCSSRHLWQQTNMPLLQSLEDSRRPS